A window of the Schlesneria paludicola DSM 18645 genome harbors these coding sequences:
- a CDS encoding HAD-IIA family hydrolase, with protein MAVSSSPDLRNVRGVLFDMDGVIYVGTQLLPGVQEMFDYLEKTGRRWLCVTNNASRTPAQFVEKLTGMNVRARPEQILGSAEASAAWLADQIHHHGWPKGKVIIVGQDGLRAALKQHHFELTMEPAEATYAIAGINFELTYEELARTALAIRNGARFIGTNSDPSYPSERGLLPGAGSILALLEAATGVKPIVIGKPNRGMYDQAIRRIGASPHEVMMVGDRYDTDISGAQTVGLVTTGVLTGVSSRHDFESATQPPDLIAADLIELRRRFEEQDAA; from the coding sequence GTGGCGGTTTCTTCTTCACCGGATCTGCGAAACGTTCGTGGCGTCCTGTTCGATATGGACGGAGTGATCTATGTCGGCACTCAGTTACTTCCCGGTGTACAGGAGATGTTCGACTACCTGGAAAAAACCGGCCGAAGGTGGCTTTGCGTCACGAACAATGCCAGTCGCACGCCTGCTCAGTTCGTCGAAAAGCTGACTGGCATGAACGTTCGTGCCCGCCCGGAACAGATCCTCGGTAGTGCCGAAGCGTCTGCCGCGTGGCTGGCTGATCAAATCCATCACCACGGATGGCCCAAAGGGAAAGTGATCATCGTGGGGCAGGACGGACTGCGTGCCGCTCTGAAGCAGCATCACTTTGAGTTGACGATGGAACCCGCTGAGGCGACGTATGCCATCGCCGGAATCAATTTTGAACTGACTTACGAGGAACTCGCGCGCACGGCACTCGCGATCCGAAACGGAGCTCGGTTTATCGGAACGAACTCTGATCCAAGTTATCCCAGCGAACGGGGACTGCTGCCGGGGGCAGGAAGTATCTTGGCCTTGTTGGAAGCGGCAACGGGAGTGAAACCCATCGTCATCGGGAAGCCGAATCGAGGAATGTACGATCAGGCGATCCGGCGAATTGGTGCGTCACCTCATGAAGTCATGATGGTTGGCGATCGATACGACACGGATATTTCGGGGGCTCAAACAGTCGGTCTGGTGACGACAGGCGTACTGACCGGCGTGAGCTCGCGTCATGACTTTGAATCTGCGACTCAGCCGCCAGATTTGATTGCCGCCGATCTGATCGAACTACGTCGTCGATTCGAAGAGCAGGATGCCGCCTGA
- a CDS encoding DUF1501 domain-containing protein, which translates to MTNFAWHENVALTQRSFSRRSFLYGASAVAASGAVNFRDVMSLQAEELRKQGRAMILLFMQGGPSQMETFDPKPGTENGGSTTAIDTSVSGIQIAEGWEQTARQMKEIAIIRSMTNKEGEHQRAAYQMHTGYIPSGSVKHPSLGALIAKELAPMERDLPAVVTIGDRGINGMGAGFLGVDYEPFQVAGRSVGMVPDNVSPIIGEKRFTRRMGLMERLDAEFASRGGETVVGNHRRIYDKSAKLVLSPMTKTFDLGNESTETKERYGNSEFGKGCLLARRLVEAGVTFVEVRMGGWDTHQDVFENVKGLASKCDPAVAALIADLRDRGLLDKTLVLWTGEFGRTPKVNPRTGRDHWPRNFNALIAGGGIKGGQVIGESAKDGMGVLSDPVTVPDLFSTICKSLDVNPAKENMSPIGRPLKIVDGGKPVAQLFG; encoded by the coding sequence ATGACAAACTTCGCCTGGCATGAAAATGTGGCGCTGACGCAACGATCCTTTTCTCGACGTAGCTTCCTCTACGGTGCTTCGGCTGTCGCGGCAAGCGGTGCGGTGAATTTCCGCGACGTCATGTCTCTTCAAGCCGAAGAACTGCGAAAACAAGGTCGGGCCATGATCCTGCTTTTCATGCAGGGGGGGCCATCGCAGATGGAGACATTTGATCCCAAACCAGGTACCGAAAACGGTGGCTCGACAACCGCCATCGACACCTCCGTATCGGGGATTCAGATCGCCGAAGGGTGGGAACAGACCGCCAGACAGATGAAAGAGATCGCGATCATTCGCTCGATGACCAACAAAGAAGGGGAACATCAGCGTGCCGCGTATCAGATGCACACAGGATACATCCCTTCGGGGTCCGTAAAGCACCCCTCACTGGGCGCCTTGATCGCCAAGGAATTGGCTCCGATGGAGCGCGACTTGCCCGCGGTCGTGACGATCGGCGATCGTGGGATCAATGGAATGGGGGCCGGCTTCCTCGGAGTTGACTACGAACCATTCCAGGTTGCTGGACGCTCGGTAGGAATGGTGCCCGACAATGTTTCGCCCATCATTGGTGAAAAGCGATTCACGCGACGCATGGGTCTGATGGAACGACTTGATGCCGAGTTCGCCAGCCGCGGTGGTGAAACGGTCGTGGGTAACCATCGCAGAATTTATGACAAGTCGGCCAAGCTTGTGCTGTCTCCAATGACGAAAACGTTTGATCTTGGCAACGAATCGACTGAGACAAAAGAACGGTACGGCAATTCGGAGTTCGGCAAAGGATGCTTGTTGGCCCGCCGCTTGGTCGAAGCTGGTGTCACCTTTGTCGAAGTGCGCATGGGTGGCTGGGACACTCACCAGGACGTATTTGAGAATGTGAAGGGGCTGGCCAGCAAGTGCGATCCAGCCGTCGCAGCGTTGATTGCCGACTTGCGCGATCGTGGACTACTCGACAAGACGCTGGTCCTCTGGACCGGTGAGTTCGGACGCACCCCGAAAGTGAACCCGCGCACCGGCCGCGACCACTGGCCACGCAACTTCAACGCCTTGATCGCGGGTGGCGGTATCAAGGGTGGCCAGGTGATCGGAGAATCCGCAAAGGATGGGATGGGAGTTCTAAGCGATCCTGTGACCGTCCCGGACCTGTTCAGTACGATCTGCAAGTCGCTAGATGTGAACCCAGCAAAGGAGAACATGAGCCCGATCGGCAGGCCGCTCAAGATCGTCGATGGCGGAAAACCGGTTGCTCAGCTATTTGGATAG
- a CDS encoding glycine--tRNA ligase has translation MAVENRMDKIVALAKRRGFVFQSSEIYGGLNGFWDYGPLGVELKRNVRQTWWSDMITEHDEISVPAGAPSSFDMVGVETSIIMHPQVWKVSGHFDLFADKLVDCRECKGRFRADHVGTSECPLKPSKHPGEHDKCQLTEPRDFNLMFETYTGAVRSEENRAFLRPETAQGMFVNFKNVCDSSRVKIPFGIAQIGKSFRNEITPRNFTFRSREFEQMEMEFFCHPSQSFEWYTYWRDRRYNWYIKHGISKSNLILREHAQEELAHYSVGTADLEYAFPFLEAGSYGELEGVAHRGDFDLRSHSEGKLCKQDGKLVIETGPDGKAKYVGSGKDLSYYDDQARERFVPHVIEPAAGCDRATLAFLCEAYHEDQQPDDKGAMQSRVYLKFNPKLAPIKVAVFPLIKKDGMPEKAAEIYREFKQAGIAVEYDQQAAIGRRYRRMDEIGTPYCVTIDSDTLSAGTVTIRDRDTLEQIRVPVKEIVDHVQARMKNATV, from the coding sequence ATGGCCGTTGAAAACCGAATGGACAAAATCGTCGCGCTCGCCAAGCGGCGCGGTTTCGTGTTCCAGTCGTCCGAAATCTACGGTGGATTGAACGGCTTTTGGGACTATGGCCCATTGGGGGTCGAACTTAAACGCAATGTGCGTCAAACCTGGTGGTCGGATATGATTACCGAGCACGACGAAATCTCGGTCCCTGCGGGAGCTCCTTCGAGCTTCGACATGGTGGGGGTCGAGACCTCGATCATCATGCATCCACAGGTCTGGAAGGTCTCGGGACACTTCGACCTGTTCGCCGATAAGCTCGTCGATTGTCGCGAATGTAAGGGCCGTTTTCGTGCCGATCACGTGGGAACCAGCGAGTGTCCGCTCAAGCCCTCAAAGCATCCGGGCGAGCACGACAAATGCCAACTGACGGAACCGCGTGATTTCAATTTGATGTTCGAGACGTATACCGGTGCGGTTCGATCGGAGGAAAACCGCGCATTCCTGCGTCCGGAAACGGCGCAGGGCATGTTCGTCAATTTCAAAAACGTTTGCGATTCCAGCCGCGTGAAGATCCCATTTGGAATTGCCCAGATCGGCAAGAGTTTTCGTAACGAGATCACCCCGCGAAACTTCACCTTCCGCTCACGCGAATTCGAGCAGATGGAGATGGAATTCTTCTGCCATCCAAGCCAGTCGTTCGAATGGTACACGTATTGGCGCGACCGTCGGTACAACTGGTACATCAAGCACGGTATCTCGAAGAGCAATTTGATCTTGCGCGAACATGCGCAAGAAGAGCTAGCGCACTATTCCGTCGGAACGGCTGACTTGGAATATGCGTTCCCGTTTCTGGAAGCGGGTTCGTACGGCGAACTGGAAGGTGTCGCACACCGCGGTGATTTCGATTTGCGTTCACACTCTGAGGGCAAGCTGTGCAAACAGGATGGAAAGCTGGTCATCGAAACGGGCCCGGATGGAAAGGCGAAGTATGTGGGAAGCGGCAAAGACCTGAGCTACTATGACGATCAGGCGCGTGAACGGTTTGTGCCACACGTCATCGAACCTGCTGCCGGTTGTGATCGCGCCACGCTCGCCTTTCTGTGCGAGGCCTATCATGAAGATCAGCAGCCGGATGACAAAGGCGCGATGCAATCCCGCGTCTATCTGAAATTCAACCCGAAGTTGGCTCCGATTAAGGTCGCCGTCTTTCCGCTCATCAAGAAGGACGGAATGCCAGAGAAAGCGGCGGAGATCTATCGGGAATTCAAGCAGGCCGGAATCGCCGTGGAATACGATCAGCAGGCCGCGATCGGCCGTCGATATCGCCGAATGGACGAAATCGGAACGCCATATTGCGTGACCATCGACAGCGACACGTTGTCGGCCGGTACGGTGACAATTCGTGATCGCGATACACTCGAACAGATTCGCGTTCCCGTCAAGGAAATCGTCGACCACGTGCAGGCGCGGATGAAGAACGCCACGGTCTGA
- a CDS encoding cytidine deaminase family protein — MAYDRNLLIQKASAIAGDLDLKNGFVAAEVGAAIQTVDGSLFIGVSIDISCGLGFCAEVAAIAQMLAHRETQIEAIVAVTQSSIIPPCGRCRETIAQVDVRNLDCRVILGEDRDVPLRELLPLFWLTE, encoded by the coding sequence ATGGCGTACGACAGAAACCTGTTGATTCAAAAAGCAAGTGCGATTGCTGGCGACTTGGATCTGAAAAACGGATTCGTTGCGGCTGAGGTCGGTGCTGCAATTCAGACCGTGGACGGAAGCCTATTTATAGGGGTTTCGATCGACATTTCCTGCGGATTGGGATTCTGTGCCGAGGTCGCGGCGATTGCCCAAATGCTTGCCCATCGGGAAACCCAAATTGAAGCGATCGTTGCCGTGACGCAATCCTCGATTATTCCACCATGTGGACGATGTCGCGAAACAATCGCGCAAGTCGACGTACGGAACCTCGACTGCCGAGTAATACTGGGGGAGGACCGGGATGTCCCGCTTCGCGAGCTATTGCCCTTGTTTTGGCTGACGGAATAG
- a CDS encoding DUF1549 domain-containing protein — MMRRPIFQFAFAVTLVFGLGWTVIAGDAPSPSTPPLDTSSAADATQPVAPKWHPAIASKDLVAAPLVASEVDKRILSELEKAGLHPAERCNDEDFLRRVSLDIAGKLPTPDEVRAFRASTDENKRGALIDQLIASPDFGVNWGRYWRDVIYIRATETRSRLNQEEFTTWMAEQWNQGVGWDSTVTSMLTALGNVQEHPETALIFAQGATTEDVAAETCRVFLGIQLQCANCHDHPSDIWKREQFHQLAAYFPRITERRVMQGKPDFEVISVNTERRRGEFMHEHPDLFVRSFDRNRDDKVTKEELASGPKRINGKKSEGAKSAKMASDDKMAGDDKMTSRKKAAAKKADNAMAKTMVNDDEMRATKLNPKLIDRLFEMGDTNKDGMLTVEEIKAIPAPMNKRRGSAEHYMVDLKNPDSLGDLVDPKFFVDGATLPHGQTDEERRSAVAKSFTSSENPWFARAIVNRIWAEMLGEGFYMPVDDLGPTRTARYPDAMELICKNFVASGYDPKWLVRTVANTEAYQRKIQTRPASESDLPFVAATPVPLRSDIIFSSLAQVFDVDDDGMAGRVGKGKSKKEEKRRPFLQSPRFQFDSLFGIDPSVPKDEISGNIPQSLMMMNSRTFRAGMAAKGETRLNKILAQHKDNREAIRELYLIVLAREPSTREVEISLAYIDDVKNRPESFEDIMWSLVNSSEFISRR, encoded by the coding sequence ATGATGCGTAGGCCCATTTTTCAATTTGCGTTCGCGGTAACGCTGGTTTTCGGTCTGGGCTGGACCGTGATCGCGGGTGACGCCCCATCACCCAGCACCCCTCCACTAGACACGTCGTCCGCGGCGGACGCCACGCAACCCGTTGCCCCGAAATGGCACCCCGCAATCGCCTCAAAGGACCTGGTCGCGGCCCCACTGGTCGCGTCCGAAGTCGACAAGCGAATCTTGTCCGAACTGGAAAAAGCCGGTTTGCATCCGGCCGAGCGATGTAATGACGAGGACTTCCTGCGTCGCGTGTCGCTTGATATTGCCGGCAAACTGCCCACCCCCGACGAGGTTCGCGCTTTTCGAGCAAGCACGGACGAAAATAAACGCGGGGCACTGATTGATCAGCTCATTGCCTCACCGGATTTTGGAGTCAACTGGGGCCGCTACTGGCGTGATGTGATCTATATTCGCGCCACCGAAACTCGATCCCGCTTGAATCAAGAAGAGTTCACAACCTGGATGGCGGAACAATGGAACCAGGGAGTCGGGTGGGATTCCACGGTCACTTCGATGCTCACCGCACTGGGAAACGTGCAAGAACATCCTGAAACCGCCTTGATCTTCGCCCAGGGAGCCACAACCGAAGATGTTGCAGCCGAAACCTGTCGCGTCTTTTTGGGAATTCAGTTGCAATGTGCCAATTGCCACGATCACCCCTCGGATATCTGGAAACGCGAACAATTCCACCAGCTTGCGGCCTATTTCCCACGGATCACGGAACGCCGTGTGATGCAGGGAAAACCTGATTTCGAGGTGATCTCGGTCAATACGGAACGCCGTCGTGGTGAATTCATGCACGAGCATCCCGATCTCTTTGTCCGTAGTTTTGACCGAAATCGCGACGACAAAGTCACAAAAGAAGAACTCGCCAGTGGTCCGAAGCGAATCAATGGCAAGAAGTCGGAAGGCGCGAAATCGGCAAAGATGGCCAGCGACGATAAGATGGCCGGTGACGACAAGATGACGTCGAGAAAAAAGGCCGCTGCGAAAAAGGCCGACAATGCCATGGCAAAGACGATGGTGAACGATGACGAGATGCGAGCAACGAAACTCAACCCCAAATTGATCGATCGCCTGTTTGAAATGGGTGATACGAATAAAGACGGGATGTTGACGGTCGAAGAAATCAAGGCGATTCCCGCTCCGATGAACAAGCGCCGCGGGTCGGCCGAACATTACATGGTGGATCTGAAGAACCCGGATTCACTCGGTGATCTTGTTGATCCGAAATTCTTCGTCGATGGGGCGACGCTGCCGCATGGACAGACTGACGAAGAACGCCGCAGCGCTGTCGCGAAGTCATTCACGTCATCCGAAAACCCTTGGTTTGCTCGTGCCATCGTGAATCGGATCTGGGCCGAGATGCTGGGTGAGGGTTTCTACATGCCTGTCGATGATCTTGGCCCCACTCGAACGGCACGATATCCCGATGCCATGGAGTTGATCTGCAAGAATTTCGTGGCAAGTGGCTACGATCCCAAGTGGTTGGTCCGAACCGTCGCGAACACCGAAGCGTATCAGCGAAAGATTCAGACTCGGCCCGCGTCGGAATCCGATCTGCCATTTGTCGCCGCAACCCCCGTCCCGCTTCGCTCGGATATCATCTTCAGTTCGCTGGCTCAAGTCTTTGATGTTGATGATGACGGGATGGCTGGGCGGGTCGGCAAGGGAAAATCCAAGAAGGAAGAGAAACGACGCCCGTTCCTGCAAAGCCCGCGGTTCCAGTTCGATAGCCTGTTTGGAATTGATCCCTCGGTCCCAAAGGATGAAATCAGCGGAAACATCCCTCAATCGCTGATGATGATGAACTCCAGGACGTTCCGAGCCGGCATGGCCGCCAAAGGGGAAACGCGACTTAACAAGATCCTGGCTCAACACAAAGACAATCGTGAAGCGATCCGCGAACTGTACCTGATCGTCCTGGCGCGTGAGCCTTCTACACGAGAAGTGGAGATCAGCCTGGCATACATCGATGACGTCAAAAACCGACCAGAGTCGTTTGAAGACATCATGTGGAGCCTCGTGAACTCCAGCGAGTTTATTTCTCGACGCTGA
- a CDS encoding GGDEF domain-containing protein — protein MTELTLAFNSIAPMISGVVLTGAFGFLGGVFLARQRMSHCTSSPAAAIADLEAEILRLKHEHKLDDLQDQILGEFFGPADLTTALAALVQRVRPPSLSGFACFVGTNSDDGYPTIASGLSKQTTGQLTIPLEYINRLRVENPLVIPRTVDPETLFELLSEADRGKTDQLVLTGINQGGKILGVLVTSSCWPAELSLADPLTFMRMIAGQLADRWHQKLAAEHQLAELRSTREMLEIREIIDSRVDEPVEAFSQFATRLGEMTGADRVAIYFIARRAGERLQPIVQCGDPLPPSVAAAWTRHEQALAHVAIESQLGSLQDRDWLKSLQRESPITSAASAPIQVNGRVLGALCLTSKTPGYSLESRRRLIDFGANTLAHTLRRVFDEAAIRRQARHDHLTDLVNRRSFDAYLEAEVERIQHDESNACSLILADLDHFKSINDRFGHQAGDKVLRETARLMGEQVSQLRAGETSVVARYGGEEFAILLPNVGLAGAMRIAEGIRTAIASKTIRIQKEMFRITMSLGVAVCPLHADSVESLIAVADKCLYRAKASGRNRVCRPQESMMAQVVTADWPIA, from the coding sequence ATGACGGAATTGACACTCGCATTCAATTCGATTGCCCCGATGATTAGCGGTGTCGTGTTGACTGGAGCCTTTGGATTCCTGGGAGGAGTCTTTCTCGCACGTCAACGGATGAGCCATTGCACGTCATCGCCCGCAGCAGCGATCGCGGATCTGGAAGCAGAAATTCTCCGCCTGAAGCACGAACACAAACTCGATGATCTCCAGGACCAGATTCTCGGCGAATTTTTCGGACCGGCCGATCTAACGACCGCACTCGCGGCCCTTGTCCAGCGAGTCCGTCCGCCAAGCCTATCGGGGTTTGCTTGCTTCGTGGGAACCAATTCCGACGACGGATATCCCACGATCGCCTCTGGCCTCTCCAAACAAACGACGGGGCAATTGACGATTCCTCTGGAATACATCAACCGTCTTCGGGTAGAGAATCCCCTCGTGATTCCGCGGACCGTTGATCCCGAAACCCTCTTTGAACTGCTCAGCGAAGCAGACCGGGGGAAGACGGATCAGTTGGTTTTGACCGGAATCAATCAAGGGGGAAAGATTCTTGGAGTTCTCGTGACATCGAGTTGCTGGCCTGCGGAACTATCCCTTGCAGACCCGCTGACATTCATGCGAATGATTGCGGGACAGCTAGCGGATCGGTGGCATCAGAAGCTGGCCGCAGAACACCAGTTGGCAGAACTGCGTTCCACACGCGAGATGCTGGAGATCCGGGAAATCATCGACTCACGCGTCGACGAGCCGGTCGAGGCGTTTTCGCAATTTGCCACTCGGCTGGGCGAGATGACGGGGGCCGATCGAGTCGCCATCTACTTCATTGCACGTCGCGCCGGCGAGCGATTGCAGCCAATCGTCCAGTGCGGCGATCCGCTGCCGCCGAGTGTGGCGGCGGCCTGGACGCGGCACGAGCAGGCGCTCGCACACGTTGCGATTGAATCGCAGTTGGGCAGCCTGCAAGACCGCGACTGGCTCAAAAGTCTGCAACGCGAGTCACCAATCACGTCTGCGGCGTCAGCGCCCATTCAGGTCAATGGACGTGTCCTGGGTGCCCTTTGCCTGACCAGCAAGACGCCCGGATATTCGCTCGAATCTCGTCGAAGGCTGATCGACTTCGGGGCAAATACACTTGCTCATACGTTGCGCCGTGTTTTTGACGAAGCCGCCATCCGTCGACAAGCGCGTCATGACCACCTGACCGATCTCGTCAATCGCAGATCGTTTGATGCGTATCTCGAGGCCGAAGTCGAACGGATTCAGCACGACGAATCAAACGCCTGTTCGTTAATCCTCGCCGACTTGGATCACTTCAAATCGATTAACGATCGGTTTGGGCACCAGGCCGGTGATAAAGTACTGCGCGAAACCGCTCGATTGATGGGTGAACAAGTCTCACAGCTGCGCGCCGGCGAAACCAGTGTTGTGGCCCGATATGGGGGCGAAGAATTCGCAATCCTGCTGCCAAATGTGGGACTCGCCGGTGCCATGCGAATCGCCGAGGGGATTCGAACAGCGATCGCCTCGAAAACGATTCGCATTCAGAAAGAAATGTTCCGCATCACAATGAGCCTTGGCGTGGCGGTCTGCCCACTTCATGCCGATTCGGTCGAGTCGCTGATCGCAGTCGCGGACAAGTGCCTGTATCGAGCGAAGGCGTCAGGACGCAATCGTGTCTGCCGGCCGCAAGAATCGATGATGGCTCAGGTTGTCACTGCGGATTGGCCCATTGCCTGA
- a CDS encoding cytochrome b6 has translation MRRTVIRQCFTLGSILGLLLGHQAVQAQDTSAASSKSTTVSKIPKDIADVLAKMQAAKPELDRKHAELLKSRYDLSDRPVTGLVMTRKKPVQGGVRAKLPESMTWQKLAALSPKEIREKDLFPAGFYPLPHPNHPEGGMLFPKFHIDAIKQLDARDLTRFDLDYDLPDHLVPEFPPAIYLTTRPDLGDVSQGKLVTIENFHELFAEILNPKQLEGVRLLVTPFMQQQFNQTEDRRSILPSRGVSCFDCHANGHTNAATHLVGDIRPQEFRHRLDTPTLRGLNIQRLFGSQRALKTVEDFTEFEQRAAYFDGDPILATKKGVNVLERGSQVHFMAEFEELLDFPPAPKLDLFGKLKVSEATESELRGQALFFGKAQCSVCHPAPYYTDNLMHNLQVERFYKPRTINGMRASADGPIKTFPLRGIKDSPPYLHDGRLLTLEDTVEFFNLVFELKLSPDEKSDLVAFLYTL, from the coding sequence ATGAGACGCACTGTGATTCGGCAATGCTTCACCCTGGGATCGATTCTCGGACTTTTGCTCGGTCACCAGGCCGTGCAGGCCCAGGACACGTCGGCCGCTTCGTCTAAGAGCACCACAGTTTCGAAAATTCCGAAAGACATCGCTGACGTTCTGGCGAAGATGCAAGCCGCAAAGCCAGAACTCGATCGCAAACATGCCGAGCTGCTGAAATCACGGTACGACCTGAGCGACCGCCCCGTCACGGGGCTTGTCATGACAAGAAAAAAGCCCGTGCAGGGGGGCGTCCGCGCAAAACTTCCCGAGAGCATGACGTGGCAGAAACTTGCCGCTCTCTCCCCCAAAGAGATTCGTGAGAAAGATCTCTTTCCAGCCGGATTCTATCCCTTGCCACATCCCAATCATCCCGAGGGGGGGATGCTCTTCCCCAAGTTTCATATCGACGCCATCAAACAACTGGATGCGCGAGATCTCACCCGATTCGACCTGGACTATGACCTGCCCGATCATCTCGTGCCTGAATTTCCACCAGCAATCTATCTGACGACCAGACCCGATCTGGGTGACGTTTCGCAAGGAAAGCTGGTCACGATCGAAAACTTTCATGAGCTGTTTGCCGAGATCCTGAATCCGAAACAACTCGAGGGCGTGAGGCTGCTGGTCACACCCTTCATGCAACAGCAGTTCAATCAGACCGAGGACCGACGGTCCATTTTACCAAGTCGCGGAGTCAGTTGTTTTGATTGCCACGCAAATGGACATACCAACGCGGCGACGCACCTTGTCGGTGATATTCGTCCACAGGAATTTCGCCACCGCCTTGATACCCCCACGCTTCGCGGACTCAACATCCAACGACTTTTCGGTTCGCAGCGTGCATTGAAAACGGTCGAAGACTTTACGGAATTCGAACAACGCGCCGCCTACTTCGATGGTGACCCGATCCTTGCGACAAAAAAAGGTGTCAATGTGCTCGAACGCGGCAGCCAGGTTCACTTCATGGCTGAATTCGAAGAATTGCTCGACTTTCCTCCAGCGCCGAAGCTCGATCTTTTTGGGAAGCTGAAGGTCAGTGAAGCAACCGAGTCTGAGCTACGTGGGCAGGCACTGTTCTTTGGGAAGGCGCAATGTTCGGTCTGCCATCCCGCACCCTATTACACCGACAATCTGATGCACAACCTGCAGGTTGAACGCTTCTACAAGCCTCGCACGATTAACGGCATGCGAGCATCGGCCGACGGGCCCATCAAGACGTTCCCGCTGCGAGGAATCAAAGATTCGCCTCCGTACCTGCATGACGGTCGTCTGTTGACTCTTGAGGACACCGTTGAGTTCTTCAACTTGGTTTTCGAACTCAAATTGAGCCCGGATGAAAAATCGGACCTTGTCGCCTTCCTGTATACGCTATAA